In Acanthopagrus latus isolate v.2019 chromosome 16, fAcaLat1.1, whole genome shotgun sequence, one DNA window encodes the following:
- the stag1a gene encoding cohesin subunit SA-1a produces the protein MITSELPVLQDSSNESGATDAVGLSMSMSEMEDPEVKGKKKRGRPGKQAPTSNKKPRKSPMDKAVGIARGRGKANGVAQHNGDGGDPVTLFEVVKLGKSAMQSVVDEWIESYKQDRDLALLDLINFFIQCSGCKGTVRIEMFRNMQNAEIIRKMTEEFDEDSGDYPLTMPGPMWKKFRYNFCEFISVLIRQCQYSIIYDEYMMDTVISLLTGLSDSQVRAFRHTSTLAAMKLMTALVNVALNLSIHQDNTQRQYEAERNKIAGKRANEKLELLLQKRKELQENQDEIENMMNSIFKGIFVHRYRDAIAEIRAICIEEIGVWMKMYSDAFLNDSYLKYVGWTLHDRQGEVRLKCLKALQNLYTNRELFPKLELFTNRFKDRIVSMTLDKEYDVAVEAIRLVTLILQGSEDALSNEDCENVYHLVYSAHRPVAVAAGEFLHRKLFSRHDPQAEEALAKRRGRSSPNGNLIRMLVLFFLESELHEHAAYLVDSLWESSQELLKDWECMAELLLEEPVQGEEVLSDRQESALIELMVCTIRQAAEAHPPVGRGTGKRVLTAKERKTQIDDKNKLTEHFIMALPMLLSKYQADSEKVANLLQIPQFFDLDVYSAGRMEKHLDALLKQIRLVVEKHIEMDVLEACSKTYSILCSEEYTIMNRVDIARSQLVDEMTDRFTHSVEELLQEAEEADDDDIYNVLSTLKRLTAFHNAHDLTRWDLFGNCYRLLKAGIEQGSMPEQIAVQALQCSHYSILWQLVKITEGAPSKDDLVALRRVVKSFLAVCQQCLSNVNTPVKEQAFMLLCDLLMIFSHQLVSGGREGLQPLVFNPDSTLQNELLNFVLDHVFIDQDDESQSMEGDEEDEANKIEALHKRRNLLAAFCKLIIYDIVDMPAAADIFKHYMKYYNDYGDIIKETLSKTRQTDKILCAKTLILSLQQLFNELLQDQGPNLDRTSSHVSGIKELARRFALTFGLDQIKTREAVATLHKDGIEFAFKYQNPRGPEFPPINLAFLEVLSEFSSKLIRQDKKTVHTYLEKFMSESMSERREDVWLPLISYRNSLLTGGDEDHMSVTSGSSSKTGSVRSKKGRPPIHKKRIEEESSVEGSWMLRNDTLQTPGALQTPQLTSTVLRENRPAEHMPDPDSEPGSENDYVHNPQMQMSWLGQQKMEEVNRKDRTGMNYIKSRSNQGVRQTVRGLMEDDAEPIFEDVMMSSRGQLEDMNEEFEDTMVIDLPPSRNRRERAELRPDFFDSAAMIEDESGFSMPMF, from the exons ATGATCACATCGGAGCTGCCTGTCCTACA GGACTCATCCAATGAGTCTGGGGCAACAGATGCAGTGGGCTTAAGTATGAGCATGAGTGAGATGGAAGATCCAGAGGTGAAAGgcaagaagaagagagggaggccTGGAAAACAAGCCCCG ACATCCAATAAGAAGCCTCGGAAGTCACCAATGGACAAGGCTGTGGGCATAGCAAGAGGGCGAGGGAAGGCGAACGGAGTGGCTCAACATAATGGAGATGGGGGAGACCCTGTCACTCTGTTTGAGGTGGTCAAACTGGGCAAGAGTGCCATGCAG tctgtgGTGGACGAGTGGATTGAATCGTATAAACAAGACAGAGATTTGGCGCTACTGGACCTCATCAATTTTTTCATCCAGTGCTCCGGGTGCAAAG GCACCGTGAGGATTGAAATGTTCAGGAACATGCAGAACGCAGAGATCATCCGCAAGATGACTGAGGAGTTTGATGAG GACAGCGGGGATTATCCTCTCACCATGCCAGGGCCCATGTGGAAAAAGTTTCGCTACAACTTCTGCGAGTTCATCAGTGTTTTGATCCGCCAGTGTCAGTACAGCATCATCTACGACGAGTACATGATGGACACGGTGATCTCACTCCTCACCGGGCTGTCCGACTCCCAAGTGCGAGCCTTCAGACACACGTCCACATTAGCAG CGATGAAGCTGATGACGGCGCTGGTGAATGTGGCGCTGAACCTGAGCATCCACCAGGACAACACCCAGAGACAGTACGAGGCTGAGAGGAACAAGATAGCCGGCAAACGAGCTAACgagaagctggagctgctgctacagaagaggaaggag CTTCAAGAAAACCAAGATGAAATAGAGAACATGATGAACTCCATCTTCAAGGGAATCTTTGTGCATCGCTACAG gGATGCAATCGCTGAAATCCGAGCCATCTGCATCGAGGAGATCGGAGTGTGGATGAAGATGTACAGCGATGCTTTTCTTAATGACAGTTACCTGAAATATGTTGGTTGGACACTACACGATAGG CAAGGAGAAGTACGTCTGAAGTGCCTGAAAGCCCTGCAGAACctgtacacaaacagagaaCTGTTCCCGAAGTTGGAGCTTTTCACCAACCGCTTCAAG GACCGCATTGTATCAATGACACTGGATAAAGAGTACGATGTGGCTGTGGAGGCCATCAGGCTGGTCACACTCATCCTGCA GGGCAGTGAGGACGCCTTGTCTAATGAGGACTGTGAGAACGTGTACCACCTGGTTTACTCTGCTCACCGACCGGTGGCAGTTGCTGCTGGAGAGTTTCTGCACAGGAA GCTGTTCAGTCGTCATGACCCGCAGGCAGAAGAAGCGCTGGCCAAGCGCAGAGGGAGGAGCAGTCCCAACGGAAATCTCATCCGCATGCTCGTGCTCTTCTTTCTGGAGAGTGAG CTCCATGAGCATGCAGCCTACCTGGTGGACTCCCTGTGGGAAAGCTCTCAGGAGCTGCTGAAAGACTGGGAGTGTATGGCTGAACTTCTGTTGGAAGAGCCTGTGCAGGGAGAGGAAG tgctgtcagacagacaggagagtgCTCTGATAGAGCTGATGGTGTGCACCATCCGACAGGCAGCAGAGGCACACCCACCTGTGGGCAGAGGCACGGGCAAACGG gtgCTGACAGCGAAGGAGAGGAAGACCCAGATAGacgacaaaaacaaactgacagagcaCTTCATCATGGCTCTGCCGATGCTTTTGTCCAAG TACCAGGCAGACTCGGAGAAAGTGGCCAACCTGCTGCAGATCCCTCAGTTCTTTGACCTGGACGTGTACAGCGCCGGGCGTATGGAGAAGCACCTGGACGCCTTGCTGAAGCAGATCCGGCTGGTGGTGGAGAAGCACATCGAGATGGACGTGCTCGAGGCCTGCAGCAAGACCTACAGCATCCTCTGCTCTGAGGAGTACACCATCATGAACCGCGTGGACATCGCCCGCTCGCAGCTCGTTGACGAGATGACCGATCGCTTTACACACtctgtggaggagctgctgcaggag GCTGAAGAGGCCGATGATGACGATATCTACAATGTTTTATCTACTCTCAAGAGACTAACAGCTTTCCACAA TGCCCATGACTTGACGCGGTGGGATTTATTCGGGAACTGCTACCGGTTGCTGAAGGCGGGGATCGAGCAGGGCTCCATGCCGGAGCAGATAGCCGTTCAGGCCCTGCAGTGTTCGCACTACTCCATCCTGTGGCAGCTGGTCAAGATCACAGAGGGGGCTCCCAGCAAG gatgaCCTGGTGGCTCTCAGGAGAGTGGTGAAGTCATTCCTGGCTGTTTGCCAACAGTGCCTGTCCAACGTCAACACACCAGTCAAAGAACAG GCGTTCATGCTTCTCTGCGACCTGCTGATGATCTTCAGTCACCAGCTGGTCTCCGGCGGCAGGGAGGGCCTCCAGCCGCTGGTTTTCAACCCTGACAGCACTCTGCAGAACGAGCTGCTCAACTTCGTCCTGGACCATGTCTTCATCGACCAGGACGATGAGAGTCAGAGCATGG AGGGAGACGAGGAAGACGAGGCCAACAAGATCGAGGCTCTCCACAAAAGGAGAAATCTGCTCGCGGCTTTCTGCAAACTCATAATCTACGACATCGTGGACATGCCCGCTGCTGCCGACATCTTCAAACACTACATGAAG TATTATAATGATTATGGTGACATCATCAAGGAGACCCTGAGTAAAACCAGACAGACGGACAAGATTCTCTGTGCCAAGACCCTCATCCtcagtctgcagcag ctgttcaacgagctgctgcaggaccagGGACCCAACCTGGACCGGACGTCTTCTCACGTCAGCGGCATCAAGGAGTTGGCCCGCCGCTTCGCCCTCACCTTCGGCCTGGATCAGATCAAGACCAGAGAGGCTGTTGCCACACTGCACAA gGATGGAATAGAGTTTGCATTTAAGTACCAGAATCCTCGGGGACCAGAGTTTCCTCCCATCAACTTGGCCTTCCTGGAGGTTCTGAGTGAATTCTCCTCCAAACTAATCCGCcaagacaaaaagacagt CCACACGTACCTGGAGAAATTCATGTCAGAGTCGATGTCGGAGCGCCGGGAGGACGTGTGGCTGCCGCTGATCTCCTACAGGAACAGCCTGCTGACGGGAGGAGACGAGGACCACATGTCCGTCACATCGGGCTCCAGCAGCAAGACCGGCTCAGTCCGCAGCAAGAAGGGACGACCGCCGATACACAAGAAGCGCATAGAGG AGGAGAGTAGTGTGGAGGGCTCGTGGATGTTGCGTAATGACACTCTTCAGACACCAGGGGCGCTGCAGACTCCTCAGCTCACCTCAACAGTCCTCAGAGAGAACAGACCAGCAGAACACATGCCAGACCCGGACTCAGAACCTGGATCAGAGAACGACTACGTGCACAA TCCTCAGATGCAGATGTCGTGGCTCGGCCAGcagaagatggaggaggtgaacaGGAAGGACAGGACGGGCATGAACTACATCAAGTCACGCAGCAATCAAGGCGTCCGGCAGACTGT GCGCGGGCTGATGGAGGATGACGCAGAGCCCATCTTCGaggatgtgatgatgtcatcgcGGGGTCAGCTGGAGGACATGAACGAGGAGTTTGAAGACACTATGGTGATCGACCTG CCGCCATCGAGGAACAGACGTGAAAGGGCAGAATTAAGACCAGACTTCTTCGACTCTGCAGCGATGATCGAGGACGAATCG GGTTTCAGCATGCCCATGTTCTGA
- the pccb gene encoding propionyl-CoA carboxylase beta chain, mitochondrial isoform X1, whose protein sequence is MMAAFSVARNSCGLINGLRVTFRSFAPVKHGAVAAAALQTSLLPDCRRYSVGHLSVKERIDKKRKAALVGGGQKRIDAQHKRGKLTARERVELLLDPESFVESDMFVEHRCSDFGMEQDRNKFPGDSVVTGRGRINGRLVYVFSQDFTVFGGSLSGAHAQKICKIMDQAMSVGAPVIGLNDSGGARIQEGVESLAGYADIFLRNVLASGVVPQISLIMGPCAGGAVYSPALTDFTFMVKDTSYLFITGPDVVKSVTNEDVTQEELGGAKTHTTVSGVAHHAFENDVDALLNMREFFNFLPLSNQDPAPIRECHDPSDRLVPSLDTIVPFETTKAYDMLDIIHAIVDERDFFEIMPSYAKNIVVGFARMNGRTVGIVGNQPKVASGCLDINSSVKGARFVRFCDAFNIPIITFVDVPGFLPGTAQEYGGIIRHGAKLLYAFAEATVPKITIITRKAYGGAYDVMSSKHLRGDVNYAWPSAEVAVMGAKGAVQIIFRGKENQAEAEAEYVEKFANPFPAAVRGFVDDIIEPATTRKKICRDLEVLASKKQVNPWKKHANIPL, encoded by the exons ATGATGGCGGCCTTCAGTGTGGCTCGGAACAGCTGCGGACTGATAAACGGGTTGAGGGTAACTTTCAGGAGTTTTGCGCCGGTGAAACATGGCGCAGTCGCTGCTGCGGCTCTGCAGACGAGCCTGCTACCGGACTGCCGCAGGTACTCTGTCGGCCACCTGTCCGTTAAGGAGCGGATTGACAAGAAGCGAAAGGCGGCGCTAGTCGGAGGAGGTCAGAAGAGAATAGATGCACAGCACAAAAGG GGTAAGCTGACAGCCAGGGAGcgagtggagctgctgctggacccTGAGTCCTTTGTTGAGTCGGACATGTTCGTGGAGCATCGCTGCTCTGACTTCGGCATGGAGCAGGATAGGAACAAG TTCCCTGGTGACAGCGTCGTGACCGGTCGAGGCAGGATCAACGGCAGGCTGGTTTATGTATTCAGCCAG GACTTCACCGTGTTTGGTGGCAGCCTGTCTGGAGCTCATGCACAGAAGATATGTAAG ATCATGGACCAGGCCATGTCAGTTGGTGCCCCGGTCATTGGGCTGAACGACTCTGGAGGAGCTCGGATCCAGGAGGGAGTAGAGTCTCTGGCTGGATATGCAGATATATTCCTG AGGAATGTGTTGGCTTCTGGAGTCGTCCCTCAGATCTCCCTCATCATGGGTCCCTGTGCAGGTGGAGCCGTCTACTCCCCTGCCCTGACAGATTTCACCTTCATGGTTAAG GACACATCGTACCTGTTCATCACAGGACCTGATGTTGTGAAGTCTGTCACCAATGAAGATGTGACTCAAGAGGAGCTTGGTGGCGCCAAAACTCACACCACTGTGTCTG GAGTGGCTCACCATGCGTTTGAGAATGACGTTGACGCCTTGCTCAACATGCGAGAATTCTTTAACTTCCTGCCGCTAAGCAACCAAGATCCTGCCCCCATCAGGGAGTGCCACGACCCCAG CGATCGTCTGGTACCTTCACTGGACACAATCGTCCCGTTTGAGACGACTAAAGCCTACGACATGTTGGACATCATTCACGCA ATAGTGGATGAGAGGGACTTCTTTGAGATCATGCCCAGCTACGCCAAAAACATTGTGGTGGGGTTCGCCCGCATGAACGGACGCACTGTAGGCATTGTGGGTAACCAGCCCAAAGTTGCTTCTG GTTGCTTGGACATCAACTCTTCAGTGAAGGGGGCTCGCTTTGTACGCTTCTGTGATGCTTTCAATATTCCCATCATTACCTTTGTGGACGTGCCCGGCTTCCTGCCAG GTACTGCTCAGGAGTACGGAGGCATCATCAGACATGGAGCCAAGCTGCTGTATGCGTTTGCAGAGGCCACTGTCCCGAAAATAACCATCATCAccagaaag GCTTACGGAGGAGCGTATGATGTGATGAGCTCCAAACACTTGAGAGGAGACGTGAACTACGCCTGGCCCTCAGCTGAGGTCGCTGTCATGGGTGCCAAG GGCGCCGTGCAGATCATCTTCAGAGGAAAGGAGAACCAGGCGGAGGCAGAGGCGGAATACGTGGAGAAATTCGCCAACCCCTtcccagctgcagtcagag gttttgtGGATGACATCATTGAGCCGGCGACAACCCGCAAGAAGATTTGCAGAGATCTGGAGGTGCTGGCCAGCAAGAAGCAGGTCAACCCCTGGAAGAAACACGCCAACATTCCTCTGTGA
- the pccb gene encoding propionyl-CoA carboxylase beta chain, mitochondrial isoform X2, with product MNAEGKLTARERVELLLDPESFVESDMFVEHRCSDFGMEQDRNKFPGDSVVTGRGRINGRLVYVFSQDFTVFGGSLSGAHAQKICKIMDQAMSVGAPVIGLNDSGGARIQEGVESLAGYADIFLRNVLASGVVPQISLIMGPCAGGAVYSPALTDFTFMVKDTSYLFITGPDVVKSVTNEDVTQEELGGAKTHTTVSGVAHHAFENDVDALLNMREFFNFLPLSNQDPAPIRECHDPSDRLVPSLDTIVPFETTKAYDMLDIIHAIVDERDFFEIMPSYAKNIVVGFARMNGRTVGIVGNQPKVASGCLDINSSVKGARFVRFCDAFNIPIITFVDVPGFLPGTAQEYGGIIRHGAKLLYAFAEATVPKITIITRKAYGGAYDVMSSKHLRGDVNYAWPSAEVAVMGAKGAVQIIFRGKENQAEAEAEYVEKFANPFPAAVRGFVDDIIEPATTRKKICRDLEVLASKKQVNPWKKHANIPL from the exons ATGAATGCAGAG GGTAAGCTGACAGCCAGGGAGcgagtggagctgctgctggacccTGAGTCCTTTGTTGAGTCGGACATGTTCGTGGAGCATCGCTGCTCTGACTTCGGCATGGAGCAGGATAGGAACAAG TTCCCTGGTGACAGCGTCGTGACCGGTCGAGGCAGGATCAACGGCAGGCTGGTTTATGTATTCAGCCAG GACTTCACCGTGTTTGGTGGCAGCCTGTCTGGAGCTCATGCACAGAAGATATGTAAG ATCATGGACCAGGCCATGTCAGTTGGTGCCCCGGTCATTGGGCTGAACGACTCTGGAGGAGCTCGGATCCAGGAGGGAGTAGAGTCTCTGGCTGGATATGCAGATATATTCCTG AGGAATGTGTTGGCTTCTGGAGTCGTCCCTCAGATCTCCCTCATCATGGGTCCCTGTGCAGGTGGAGCCGTCTACTCCCCTGCCCTGACAGATTTCACCTTCATGGTTAAG GACACATCGTACCTGTTCATCACAGGACCTGATGTTGTGAAGTCTGTCACCAATGAAGATGTGACTCAAGAGGAGCTTGGTGGCGCCAAAACTCACACCACTGTGTCTG GAGTGGCTCACCATGCGTTTGAGAATGACGTTGACGCCTTGCTCAACATGCGAGAATTCTTTAACTTCCTGCCGCTAAGCAACCAAGATCCTGCCCCCATCAGGGAGTGCCACGACCCCAG CGATCGTCTGGTACCTTCACTGGACACAATCGTCCCGTTTGAGACGACTAAAGCCTACGACATGTTGGACATCATTCACGCA ATAGTGGATGAGAGGGACTTCTTTGAGATCATGCCCAGCTACGCCAAAAACATTGTGGTGGGGTTCGCCCGCATGAACGGACGCACTGTAGGCATTGTGGGTAACCAGCCCAAAGTTGCTTCTG GTTGCTTGGACATCAACTCTTCAGTGAAGGGGGCTCGCTTTGTACGCTTCTGTGATGCTTTCAATATTCCCATCATTACCTTTGTGGACGTGCCCGGCTTCCTGCCAG GTACTGCTCAGGAGTACGGAGGCATCATCAGACATGGAGCCAAGCTGCTGTATGCGTTTGCAGAGGCCACTGTCCCGAAAATAACCATCATCAccagaaag GCTTACGGAGGAGCGTATGATGTGATGAGCTCCAAACACTTGAGAGGAGACGTGAACTACGCCTGGCCCTCAGCTGAGGTCGCTGTCATGGGTGCCAAG GGCGCCGTGCAGATCATCTTCAGAGGAAAGGAGAACCAGGCGGAGGCAGAGGCGGAATACGTGGAGAAATTCGCCAACCCCTtcccagctgcagtcagag gttttgtGGATGACATCATTGAGCCGGCGACAACCCGCAAGAAGATTTGCAGAGATCTGGAGGTGCTGGCCAGCAAGAAGCAGGTCAACCCCTGGAAGAAACACGCCAACATTCCTCTGTGA
- the msl2a gene encoding E3 ubiquitin-protein ligase MSL2a, with product MNPVNATTLYVSASRAVLQCDPRQPHTFSDMYTLLPFFRQSLACLVCGKLLQDPISPTHPECQHYVCLGCKGQKMQIRPSCSRCKDYSCFQENKQLSLLVQCYRKLCLYVTNSPLLQSISSHVGGSPEIMDLLEEVLMSHEEEMEADDPSLALEDVNPSAPESRTPTEAPPAPAELSAIPQSSSSNPPCSNGPQECNGEVLEELDPSSPELEVCELVEEQPQAGLSVSNTGCGGLELSLTTGPLAPTPGTVCSLRDGESSSRELEEGEVLLLSVEEVLQTLDPLQPGRDSPHIQPERTHTHITDRTHAQMYIQLDAAHNYTQNRTDRTNTVVGHGAHINTSSFDPPPTSKPPPVRLKRKRSRSESDREKVNPLPIATILQGSSTQLHTPNPSQTLPTQPPPPSLTVPAHTYSSLPNGAPPKPSRPAPNHNKGARKHVDGGPKKPHAKARSSGGSKTKDGSKDQRLMSGCLMPPAPVRPPYKKPVEKKGCKCGRATQNPSVLTCRGQRCPCYSNRKACLDCICRGCQNSYMANGEKKLEAFAVPEKALEQTRLTLGINLTSITAAAALRNPATTSIRANTLLNVATATGTPVTTAFLSPSPPQDPNYEDSLELLIG from the exons ATGAACCCCGTTAATGCAACAACTCTGTACGTGTCCGCCAGCCGGGCCGTGCTGCAGTGTGACCCGAGGCAGCCTCACACCTTCTCAGACATGTACACCCTACTGCCCTTCTTCCGACAGTCCCTCGCATGCCTCGTCTGTG gtaAACTCCTCCAGGACCCTATTTCCCCAACACACCCAGAGTGTCAGCATTACGTCTGCTTGGGCTGTAAAGGCCAGAAGATGCAGATCAGGCCATCGTGCAGCCGCTGTAAGGACTATTCCTGCTTCCAGGAGAACAAACAGCTCTCTCTGCTAGTGCAGTGCTACAGGAAGCTCTGCCTCTATGTAACTAATTCGCCGTTGCTGCAGTCAATCAGCAGCCATGTAGGAGGCTCTCCGGAGATTATGGACTTGCTAGAGGAGGTGCTGATGTCTCAcgaagaggagatggaggcagaTGACCCAAGCCTAGCACTAGAAGATGTGAATCCCTCTGCCCCAGAGTCCCGTACCCCCACAGAGGCGCCACCTGCTCCTGCAGAGCTCTCAGCTATACCGCAAAGCTCCTCTTCTAACCCTCCCTGTTCCAATGGACCGCAGGAATGCAATGGAGAAGTGCTGGAGGAACTGGATCCCTCGTCTCCTGAGCTGGAAGTATGTGAGTTGGTAGAGGAGCAGCCACAGGCAGGCCTGTCTGTGTCCAATACTGGTTGTGGTGGTCTTGAACTGAGTCTGACCACTGGACCTTTAGCCCCAACTCCAGGCACTGTGTGCTCACTCAGGGATGGGGAATCTAGCAgcagggagctggaggagggggaggtgttGCTTctcagtgtggaggaggtgtTACAGACTTTAGATCCCCTTCAACCTGGCCGAGATTCTCCTCATATACAGCCAGAaagaactcacacacacataacagacAGAACACATGCTCAGATGTACATACAGCTAGACGCAGCCCACAACTACACACAGAATCGAACAGACAGGACTAACACAGTTGTAGGCCATGGTGCCCACATAAACACATCTTCCTTCGATCCTCCTCCAACCTCAAAGCCCCCACCAGTCCGCCTTAAACGTAAACGATCTCGTTCAGAGAGCGATAGGGAAAAGGTAAATCCCCTTCCTATCGCCACCATCCTGCAGGGCTCCTCCACTCAGCTACACACTCCAAACCCCTCTCAGACACTGCCCACACaaccacccccaccctccttGACTGTACcagcacacacatactcatCCCTTCCAAACGGGGCGCCTCCCAAGCCCAGTCGCCCTGCGCCCAACCACAATAAAGGTGCCAGGAAGCATGTCGATGGGGGCCCTAAGAAGCCCCATGCGAAGGCCCGCAGCAGTGGAGGCTCCAAGACCAAGGACGGAAGCAAAGACCAGCGGTTGATGTCAGGCTGCCTCATGCCCCCAGCGCCTGTGCGGCCTCCTTATAAGAAGCCAGTGGAGAAAAAGGGCTGCAAGTGTGGCAGGGCTACCCAAAATCCATCTGTGctgacctgcagggggcagcGCTGTCCCTGCTACTCAAACCGCAAG GCATGCTTGGATTGTATCTGTCGAGGCTGCCAGAACTCATACATGGCCAACGGTGAGAAGAAGCTAGAGGCCTTCGCTGTGCCCGAGAAAGCCTTGGAACAGACGCGGCTCACGCTTGGCATCAACCTCACCAGCATCACGGCGGCCGCGGCGCTCCGCAACCCGGCGACCACCAGCATCCGCGCAAACACCCTCCTCAATGTCGCCACAGCTACGGGGACCCCTGTGACCACGGCCTTCCTGTCCCCCAGCCCCCCGCAAGATCCCAACTACGAGGACAGCCTCGAGCTGCTGATTGGATGA